In Gavia stellata isolate bGavSte3 chromosome 33, bGavSte3.hap2, whole genome shotgun sequence, the DNA window ggagggggtggcCGGGGGTGGCAGGGGACAGCGGGGGCTGACGGGCGCCTCGCGTCCCCCCCAGCACGGGCAGACCCCCCTGATGCTGGCGGCGCGGGGGAACCACGCTGCCATCTGCgcccagctcctgcagagaGGGGCCGACCCCAACCTGGCCGACAAGGACAAGAAGTGAGTGGCcgcggggacacggggacactTGTAGGACATTTGGGGGtgacggggagggggggggtctCCGCTCTGCCCCCATGCCTGGGGCGATGGGGCGATGGCTCTGCTCCACGGGAGCCGTGGAAGTGCCTCACGCAAAGACAGCTCCGGtgctgtcccctgtccccaaggGACACAGGTCTCCGTGGAAAGCCACCGCTGCGGAGAGCGGTCCCCAGGGAGATGGCGGGAAAGGGGTGGGGAGGGACCCATACCACCGTGCCACCATGCCATTGTGCCACCATGCCACCGTGTCATTGTGCCACCATGCCACCATGCCACTGTGCCATTGTGCCACCATGCCACTGTGCCACCATGCCACCATGCCATTGTGCCACCATGCCACTGTGCCATTGTGCCACCATGCCACCGTGCCACTGTGCCATTGTGCCACTGTGCCACCATGCCATCATGCACTGTGCCATTGTGCCACCATGCTGTCATGCCATCACACCACTGTGCCACCACGCCGCTGTGCCACCATGCCATTGTGTCACTGTGTCACCGTGCCATCATGCCACTGTGCCACCATGCCATCATGCACTGTGCCATTGTGCCACTGTGCTATCGTGCCATCACACCACTGTGCCACCACGCCGCTGTGCCACCATGCCATCTTGTCACCGTGTCACCGTGCCACCACTCCCGCAGGACCGCCCTGACGCTGGCCTGCGAGCACTGCAGCGTGGAGTCGGCCgagctgctgctgagccacGGGGCGGCCATGGGGGACCAGGACCGCTGGCACTACGCGGGACAGACCCCCAGCCGCGCGCTCCGGCGGCTCCTGCGCGGCGCCCGCGGCGGGGCGAGAGGTGAGCCCCCACCCGCCATCGCCCACCCCGCCTCGCCCAGCTGCttattttaggagaaaaaggggaaaaccaagGGTTGGTTCTTTTCCTCCCGGCAGAGAACGGCGCTGGCTGTGCCGGGGACCCCGCGCCGCAGGTGGGAAGCCAAGAAGAGGAGACCCCAGGCAGCGacagcgaggaggaggaggatgaagagcAGCGGGATGGGTGCGATGCCCAGCGGGTGCGGCGGCTGCAGGAGCGGCTGGCGAGGAAGACGCGGGAATGCCAGCGGCTGGCGGCCACTGCCAACAGCATCCGGCAGCGGGTGCGGGAGCTGGCACGGCTCCTGCCCGGCTGCGAAGCCGGGGACGGGACTGAGGATGAGGATGGTGCCTgcctggatctcctggcccagCACGTGGGGgagctgaggaagaggatgatGGCCGAGGAAGAGGGGGATGGAGGACACCCAGCCGCGGCACAGCTCGACGGTGATAACGGAGTGCCGGCGCTGGCCCCGTTCCTGACCTGGCTGGGGGACGAGTGTGCCAAAATGCGGGCGGCGAAGGCGAGCGCCTTCACCCGGAGCAAGGGGCTGcggaaggaggtggaggaagcCCTGCGGAGCAAACTGCACTACGAGGTGGTGTCGGCCGACGCCGTCCGGAAAAGCTTGGCGGCTTGGGAGAAGatggtggtggggctggagcagaCGCTGAGCCGCGCCGACGAGACCCACGCCAAGATGCTTGAGGGATCCCGCGTCCTCCTGGAAAACCTCCGTCGGGAGCCGGAGCGGCCGCTCGCTGGGACGGCACCTTCCCAGTGCCCGGTGAACGGCACGGAGCCGGCTCCGGGTGGGAAGAACCGAGAGGAGCTGCCGAGGGAGGGTGGGAGCGtggagaaggagatgctggagcTGAAGGAGAGCAACGGGATGCTCCTGGGGGAGCTGGCCCGGCTGGGCCGCGAGCGGGAGcggctgcaggaggagctgcgggggctgcgggagcagGACCCCGGCGCCGAACCGGCGGCGGAAGGTCCCGGAGCGGCCGCCCTGGCCCAGGCGCTGGCGGCCGAGCGGGAGGAGGTGGCGAGGCTCCGGCGGAGGCtggcggggcagcggcgggagcTGGCGGCGCTGCGGGACGGGGTGGGCGAGAGGGTGCGGGAGGCGGCCGGTGATGCCAGCGCCGGCATCCTGCGGGAGCTGCACCACAAGCTGGACGGGCTGGTGAGGTCCCAGCATGAGGCCTTGCAACTCGTTGCAGAGATGGAGGGTGATGGCAcccacggggatggggacgCCGGGGTTGGGCTACTGGGCCAGCTGGAGGACGCGCTGGGCGAACTGGTCGAGGAGCTGGGGACGGCACCGGGTCCCCGCGTGCTGCGGCTGCTGGAGCGGCTCGCCGTCACCGCCGCCGCCCTGCGCGGCCGGGAGCTCCCCGGGGAGCAGCCGGGGGCCGAGGCCGAGCGCTGGCGGGTGGCGGCGGCGGAGGAGAAGCGGGCGAAGGAGGCGGCGGAGGCCCGGGCGGCCgagcgggagcgggaggcgCGGGAGCTGCGGGAGAAGGCGGAGGGGCTGGAGCGGAGCGTGGGCAGCCTGCGGGCGAGGGCGGGCGAGCTCTCCAGGGCCTGCCGGGACAAGGAGGGGAAGGTAAGGGCCGCGCTGGGCTGGGACACGGGCTGGCAGCGACGGCGGCTCCTTCCCATCGGCACTCCCTCCCCATCACCGTCCCCTTCCCATCACCCTCCCCATCACCATCCCCTTCCCATCACTGTCCCCTCCCCATTACCGTCCCCTCCCCATCACCATCCCCTCCCCATCACTGTCCCCTCCCCATCACCGTCCCCTCCCCATCACTGTCCCCTTGCCATCACCGTCCCCATCACTGTCTCCGTCACCGTCCCCTTCCCATCACCGTCCCCATCACTGTCTCCATCACTGTCCCCTCCCCATCACCGTCCCCTCCCCATCACTGTCCCCTTCCTATCACTGTCCCCATCACTGTCCCCTCCCCGTTGCTGTCCCTGTTGCTGTTGCTGTCCCCATAACTGTCCCCTTCCCATTGCTGTCCCCATCACCGTCCCCTCCCCATCATTGTCCCCTTGCCATCACCATCCCCATCACTGTCCCCATCACCGTCCCCATCACTGTCTCCATCACCATCCCCTTCCCATCACCGTCCCCATCACTGTCTCCATCACCATCCCCTCCCCATCACCATCCCCTTCCCATCGCTGTCCCCTCCCCATCACTGTCCCCTCCCCATCACCATCCCCTTCCCATCGCTGTCCCCTCCCCATCACTGTCCCCTCCCCATCACCATCCCCTTCCCATCGCTGTCCCCATCACTGTCCCCATCACCATCCCCTCCCCGTTGCTGTCCCTGTTGCTGGTTGCTGTCCCCATAACCGTCCCCACCCCATCGCTGTCCCCATCGCTGTCCCCATCGCTGTCCCCATAACCGTCCCCTCCCCATCGCTGTCCCCATTGCTGTCCCCTCCCCATCACCGTCCCCATTGCCGTCCCCATTGCCACCCCCTTCCCATTGCGGTGCCCGTCACCGTCCccttcccatccctgtcccccccatcTGTCCCCATCACCATCGCCatcccctcccacccctgccctgtcccctaCCCCGCCTTTCGCCAGCCCCACACCCCGGAGCCGagctggggggccgggggctcccCGGGACCTCTGGGGCAACCGGGGGCTTCTTCCCACCTGCGTCCGGCCCCCGGAGGTATTTGGGGGCCGGGGGGAAGACGGGCAGCAAAGGGCCAACCCCGGGGTGTGCCGGGGAGCGGCCGGTCCCCCCAGCGCCCCGACTTCGCCCCCCGTACCCCACCCCAGATGAAGAAGCTGCTGGCGGAGACGGAGAAGCTGTCGGCGGAGGTGCTGGGGCTCCGCAGCCAGAGCGCCcggctccagctccagctggagGTGGGTGCCAGCACCCGGCGTCACCCGCTGGCACCTCGTCACCCTCTTCATCGCCccaccttcctcttctccccaggTCCAGCAGAAAAACCACCGGGACATCGTGGCCGTCTATAGGACCCACCTGCTCAACGCTGCCCAGGTGGGACCCCCCGTCCCCCGCGCTTCGGGGTGacgcggggcggcggggggacgaTTTTGGCTGCCATGCTGGAAAACCCCAACTGGGAGCCCGGCACCCGGGTTGGGTCCCCCCCGGGAGGTCGGGTCCGGCCCCACGGCCAAGCTCTCCTCCCCGCAGGGCTTCATGGACGAGGGCGTCCACGCCATGCTGCTGCGGATCCTGCGGACGGGGGAGTGAGGGGCCGGAGGAGTCCGCTCCCACCGCCCCCCAAGGCATTAAAGCGGAGGAGGCGGGTGTCCCCCACCCCGTGTCCCCGTCTGCATCCGGGCGCCGGGGGGTTGGGGAGGGCGGAGGGGGGCCcggctggggggctgccccatGGGGGCACCCGGGGGGCGGTTTGGGGCTTGGTGGGAGATGGGGTGCGACAGCACCCGCCGTGGGTCCTGGTCAGTCCCCGGGTCCCGGGCTGGGACTCGGTGGTGGTGCTGGGCAGACCACGGGCCAGGATTGGGCCCCAATACTGGACCAGTCCCATATAGCACCAGTCGCTATACAGCACCAGCCCCATATAGCACCAGTCCCGCACAGCGCCAGTGCCATATTGGACCAGTCCCGCACAGCGCCAGTCCCACATTGGACCAGTCCCACGTAGCACCAGTCCCATATAGGACCAGTCCCACATCGGACCAGTCCCACGTAGCACCAGTCCCATATAGGACCAGTCCCACATCGGACCAGTCCCACACAGCACCAGTCCCATATAGGACCAGTCCCACATAGCACCAGTGCCATATTGGACCAGTCCCACACAGCGCCAGTCCCATATAGGACCAGTCCCATATAGGACCAGTCCCATATAGCACCAGTCCCATATAGGACCAGTCCCACACAGCACCAGTCCCATATAGGACCAGTCCCATATAGGATCAGTCCCACACAGCACCAGTCCCATATAGGACCAGTCCCACGTAGCACCAGTCCCATATAGGACCAGTCCCATATAGGATCAGTCCCACACAGCACCAGTCCCATATAGGACCAGTCCCATATAGGACCAGTCCCACGTAGCACCAGTCCCATATAGGACCAGTCCCACACACCACCAGTCCCATATGGGACTCGTTACCCTGAGGGCGTGGCGAGGTGGAGGGGGCGTGGCGAGGTGGAGGGGGCGTGGCGTGGCGAGGAGGCGTGGCGAAGGGGGGGCGTGGCGAAGGGGGGCGTGGCGTTGCGGCTGCGCGACGGACGCAGACTTGCGCGACGCTCCCTGCCCGCCTCTGCCCCTCCCGCTCCTCGGCCCCTGCGCCGtgcggccgcggcggggcgcggagTTTGCCTCGGTCCCTGCGCGGCGGCTGCCATGTCCCAAGATGGCGGAGGCGGCGGAGCTGAAGgtgcggcgggggggagcggggcgggcgggagccGAGCGGCgtcggggcggcgggggcccggCAGTGCGGGGTGGGCGCCGTGGGGCGGGGGCGGTCGAGCACTGAGGGGGTGTGGGGCTGAGGGCGTCTGGGGGGATGGAGTGGGGCAgtgtggggctgaggggtgTGTGGGGCTGAGGGCGTCTGGGGGGATGGAGTGGGGCAgtgtggggctgaggggtgtgtggggctgaggggtgtgtggggatggggataggcagtgtggggctgaggggtgtgtggggctgaggggtgtgtggggaaggggacaggcagtgtggggctgaggggtgtgtggggctgaggggtgtgtggggaaggggacaggcagTGTGGGGATGAGGCAGGCAGTGTGGGGATGAGGGgtgtgtggggctgaggggtgtgtggggaaggggacaggcagTGTGGGGATGAGGGGTGTGTGGCGCTGAGGggtgtgtggggaaggggacaggcagtgtggggctgaggggtgtgtggggctgaggggtgTGTGGGCCTGGGGACAGGCAGTGTGGGTCTGAGGGGTGTGTGGGGATGGGGCCAGGCAgtgtggggctgaggggtgtgtggggatggggcaggcagtgTGGGTCTGAGGGGTGTGTGGGTCTGAGGggtgtgtggggctggggcaggcagtgtggggctgaggggtgTGTGGGTCTGACGggtgtgtggggctggggcaggcagtgtggggctgaggggtgTGTGGCGTTGGGGCAGGCAGTGTGGGGCTGAGGGatctgtggggctgaggggtgtgtggggatggggacaggcagtgtggggctgagggggtTTTTGTGGTTGGGCATCTGGTATGTCTGGGGTTGGAGGGATATGGGAGACTGAGGGGTTGGATGGTGCCACGGGGATGTGTGGGTCTGGGGGACTCTGCAGTGGGCCCAAGGAggtgtgtggggctggggatgtTCGGGAGACAGACGGGGTGGCCGTGTGGGGCAGGAgcggggggctgtggggcggCAGAGCGAGGGGTTAGGGCTGTACCGGGCCGTGGGGCAGTGATGGGTGAACAGGGCTGGGAGGTtgctgggtggggtggggagagcgAGGtgcggggctgtggggcagccggtgtgggctgtggaggtggggagggacGGGGACGCTGGGGTCGGGGTGCACAGGGGGGCTGGGGCGAGCCGTGGGGTCCCGGCTCGGGGGGCAGAGCCGTGGGGGGAAGGCACCGGGACCACCGGGGCGACGGAGCCGTAGGGAGGGTGCCGGGGTCTGGACCTTTGCGCGCTGCGCGGCGGTGAGGCTGTGGGCTCGGGCAGCGAGCCCGGGGGGCCTGTCCGCGAGGGGAGGGGGCCGAAAGAGCCTGGGGGGCTCCGGGGGTGCAGAGCCGTGGAGAAGAGGGGTAGAAACCCGCCGGAAGGGAGAGCCGAGAGCTGGAGCGGCTCAGAGCCTCGAAGGATGCCGGGGGGTGGGCGGGGGAGCAGAAAATAAcggcaggcaggagaggggccGATGCAGGTTTGGGGTGCGGAACGGGAGGCGGGAGCAGAGAGCGTGTAACATGGTAGTGCTGCACCAGTGCTCACAGCTGGATGGGGTTTCATCTCCCTCCACTCTCTTTTTCTCGTTTTTTTAGGAGTCAGAGTGTGTCACCACCTTTGCCCACCAGACTGTGGAATATGAAATTGCCCCTGGTAACTAATtccaaagctgattttttttattttttttttttttctccttgttggcggtttaattttttttcccccacaggcTGGAATATAGCTCTTAGCTGGCTGAAGTGGCCTGGGAGCCCTGCCCCCTTCCCCGCGCTGGGAACAGGAAGACATTTGGGAACTGGCACCTTTTTGGCAGCCAGAACATAATTCTCCGGAGTAATATTTGTCCGTAATCTTTCCAGCAGTGCCCCGTCCAAATTTTGATACAGCTTCATGGCGTGATCTTTCACCCTCCCCTAAAACTTAAGCCTGACTACGGCGGGAGCCCTATCAAGTGGCAAAACGTTAAACGATATGAGTGGAGAAATCGGATCCGATAGTTGTAATTAGGTGACTCGGGACCGCGCAGAAGTCGAGCTCCGGCAGCCGCGTCCGTAATCCTGCGATTTGGGGACGTAGTTTAGCAAACGGTCAAGCCGAGTGCGACCCAGGGCGAAGGGTCGGTGGTGTTTTCTGCTCCGCTCCCTCTGCGGATAAATCCCTGCGGAGGAACTGTGGTTTAAGACTAGGCGTAGCTTAGCGCGCAGGTTTACATCTCCGGGGTCTGGCCCTCGCACGCCGGCCCTTTCGGTGGAGCTTGGCGTGATTTGAGGCTTCTTCCGTTTATTTTTGCATCTCCGCTCCCTGTCCCCCGTCCATCTCCCCTAACCCCTTTCTGGTTTCCTCGCCAGGAGTTTGTCTGAGCTTTTTACCATCTGTGTCTCATTGCAAAAGCAAGACGAGCcagttgaaaacaaaatgatttCTCCTTATAAAGGCCGTAGTTGGCTTAAGACGCTTCCCTTTATTTAAAAGACCGAACGGTGACTCCCCTGGCAAGAGAAGAGGTTTGTGGACGTGCCTTGTTCAACAGTGGCACGATCGGACTCGAGTCTGCTGCGGATCCAGCCGCTACCCCAGCCGCCGGTGCCCGCTGGGAGCTCTCGATTGCCATCTCTTACGGCGATaaagagagggtttttttttttccgccgCTCCGATACTCCGAGCAGTAATCGGAGAGGCTTTGGGGTAGACAGGAGtccacagctgctgcagcgGTGGTGACACAGCCATCCTATGTCACGGATGCGAGTGTTTTTTAACGATAAATGTCAATCTCGTGCTGGTGAGCCATGCTACACTGATCTCCTGCCGGTTAAGGACTCTGTCCGGAGGATTTGTGGGAATAATGGATGTGGGAAGAGGTCGGTTCCTTTACAATGATTGTCGCAAAAGGGGAGGGATGAATATTTGGTAAAGGCGCATCCCTAATGTGTCTTTTCCGAGAGGTGTTTAAAACAGGCACTGTCAAAGTTGAGAGACCCCAAGTCGagctttttcctcttaaatGAGAGGTTTCCTGCCTCTAACAAATTCTCCTGGCTccaaaagggggaaaaaaatacaaagttaacCATTCTCTTGAACGTATCACCCGGCAAAGGTAACGGGCAAATCCCACGCGACCTACAGGGTTTTTTCTACGCGAAACCTTAATCTGACGCTGTGTCTGTTCTGCGTCAGGGACCACACGGCGCTTTTTGTAACGACGGAGCTGGCTTTGATAGCTTTACCACAtacttccctttccttctttccccacTGGGAAGTGGAACATCTGTCACGTCGTCCTCCTGAGACGCTGCGTTTTCGGTGCGTGGGTGACGCGATCCTAAGAGAGCGAGTTAAACTGCCTTAAAGCCTCTTGGCGCATAAACCAGAATCAATTAACTTGATAAGCTTGGCCCGTAGAGTACGGAGGTGTGCCCCTTAATTCGCTATTTACAAGTGACTCTAGGAAACTTGGCCGGTAAGATGTAAAGTCGAGACGTTCCCGTCAGGAGGATAGCTCCGTTGGGTTTGGGAATCAATCCGAACGCAGAATACGCCTCCTGCTAAACCGAGGAGGTTTCAGCTTTTATCTTGCCTTTCTTTCATCACAGGGATTGCAGGTTTTGGCATTTTTTAACTCTCAGAAGCCAACTTTCCCCCTGTACCCCCCCCGTGCTCCGCTGCAGCTGGATGAAGCCCCTCCGTGGAACCGAAATCACGGATTTAAACCCAAGTTGTAACTCATTTGAGAACAATTCTGCTGTTGTTGAACCGGTTGCATTTTGGGAGCCGAAAGGGAAAAGTCTTTCTAGATGCAGAGTGGTGGTGAAACTCTGCGTGCCCTTTCTTATTTAAAAGGGAGAGTGTTGGGAGTTGCTCCATCCCAGGTTTAACCCTTTTTTActtccacaaaagaaaagattgtGCTGTAATAAGTACAAATATATACGCATACGAGTATATATGTGCTTCCCTAGCACTCGTCGTCATCCCATGGGTGCTTCTGCTTAAACAAGTAACTCTGAAATCCTATTACGAGCTCAGGAGAAGGATGGTTTTGTGCACGAAGATTGCACCGAGTTTCTCGGTCTGCGACTAACTTTCATGGCGTGACTGCGGAGAAGTCTCCGAgaccctttttatttttcctcctgtgaaacgggaataattctgtattttctcctctttgggCATCTTTCAACTTAACCGTGTCGGCCTTGTTGGACTCGCGGTGAGAATTAGCAGGTCCCTCTTGAGGAGGGACTCCCCTTCGGTGAGGCAGGCTGATGAGCGCTGCCAGCCCTCGGGATAGCGGTGGTGCTTGATTGTGTATTTTTCCTTAATTGCAGCCTTTCTCGTTAATGACTGACGTCTGTTTTCAGATCTGATGTCTGATGTGTCTCCTTAGAGAAACATCGGGCCAAAACCGGGCATTCCCAAAgtatatttttgaaataaaagaataaaagcaacgGCTCTGCAGCCACCCTGGGCTTGGCCTTTCTAAGCCAGCCTGGAGAGGCCTTAAAGCGAGAGCTTTAAACCCAGAGAGGTACAAAGAGCTTTAATTCAAACACGTGGTTGACCCTACAAGAAGTCGTCAGCGTTTATTCGAAGGGAAGGGGGTTAAACCACCCTCTGGGTATCAGAAATTGCTCGGACGTCCATCGAATCGGGAAGCGAGCGCGATCTTTTGCCTTCCCAGATCCGAGCAAAGTATCTAAAGGTAAACCCAAATCTAAATAGTTACAGCTCTGCTACTGGCGAGTTACTGACGACAAGGGGACCTTCAGAGTTGACAGTGCCTCTCTTAAGGCCTCCACCATCTTCCTTAGCGAACCCGTGGCTTGTTTTTGGGTTGTACCTGTTCACCCAGCAATTGTAACGgtggttgttttattttcttgcagcatATGGTTATGAGCTTTAGGGTATCAGAACTACAAGTTCTCTTGGGCTTCGCTGGAAGGAACAAAAGTGGAAGGAAGCACGAACTTCTCGCGAAGGCGTTACAGCTGCTGAAATCTGGCTGCAGCCCGGCTGTCcagatgaaaattaaagaaCTGTACCGGCGGAGGTTCCCGAGAAAGATCCTCACCCCTTCGGACTTGTCGATGCTCCACATCCAGGCAGGACAGCTGCCCTCGGCCACCGCGCTGACGCAGGGCACGGTGTGTCACCTGCCCTATGACCACAGCtctgccgctgccgccgtcaCCGTGCCGGCGGCTCTGCTGCCTCCGGCGCCTGTGCTGGGACCCAAGCACGAGACGGACGTTCAGCACTTATCGCCGCCCATCCATCCCGTCCACCCGGACGTCAAGATGAAGAGGCTGCCCTTCTACGATGTTTACGATGAGTTGATAAAACCCACCACGTTAGGTACGTTCAAAAGTCCTCGTTAGGTGCGTTCAAAAGTCCTCGCTCCTCTTGGTTTTTGGAGGCTCCTTTTGTTTGCTCGGatagagaagacagagcaggAGTGGCGCGATTCGGGCAAGCCACCAGTGCGGATTCAAAAGGCTGATATCCAGATGAAAGTGGGAtttcatagaatcgtagaagggtttgggtgggaagggacctttaaaggtcatctagtccaacctcctgccacgagcagggacaccttcctCTGGATCAGGATGCTCAGAGCCCCCTGACCGGGAATGTCTCAGGGACAGGGcacccaccacctctctgggcgCCCTGCGCCAGCGTCCCCCCACCCTCAgcgtaaagaatttcttccttttatctagtctgaatctcccctcttttagtttaaaaccatcaccccttgtccCACCGCTACGGGCCccactaaaaagtctgtccccatcttaTAAGTACGGACAGGGCgggataaggtctccccggagccttctcttctccaggctggacaaccccaactctcctcccagcagaggtgctccagccctcggATCGTCTGAACCGATAACTTCCAACTCCAGCTTGTCTGGACTGCCAGCAATGGAAGCTTGTGGTTGCTTGTCAGTCTTGTTCCAAATTTATTTGCACGAAAAAGGGTATTTCTCTCCCAGCTGACACCTTTTCTGTTAAGTGTATATTTTATAAGTGTATataagtttggggttttttactggTTTTACCTGATAGAGCCTGGGGTTTTCTTCACGTTCTGAACTGCGAAGCTTTCTCTGGTCTGTGGTATGTCAGCATTTGGGTCCTAATCCTGGGAGAATAAAAACCTGGTTCAACTGGCACGGGCTCCCTTTCCGAACAAATTAGCGAATGCCAGGAGAGCTAATTATGGAaagtggtttgttgtttttgcaAACAA includes these proteins:
- the ANKRD35 gene encoding ankyrin repeat domain-containing protein 35; its protein translation is MKRMFSCSSSQVAVESWNKQDQKLLEAVEKGDVGRVSALAARKTARPAKLNAVGQSAFHLAASKGLTECLTLLLAHGAPINEKNDDGSTALHLATIACQPQCVKVLLQYGANEGHVDGQNRTPLHWAASSGCASSVLLLCDHEALLDVTDAHGQTPLMLAARGNHAAICAQLLQRGADPNLADKDKKTALTLACEHCSVESAELLLSHGAAMGDQDRWHYAGQTPSRALRRLLRGARGGARENGAGCAGDPAPQVGSQEEETPGSDSEEEEDEEQRDGCDAQRVRRLQERLARKTRECQRLAATANSIRQRVRELARLLPGCEAGDGTEDEDGACLDLLAQHVGELRKRMMAEEEGDGGHPAAAQLDGDNGVPALAPFLTWLGDECAKMRAAKASAFTRSKGLRKEVEEALRSKLHYEVVSADAVRKSLAAWEKMVVGLEQTLSRADETHAKMLEGSRVLLENLRREPERPLAGTAPSQCPVNGTEPAPGGKNREELPREGGSVEKEMLELKESNGMLLGELARLGRERERLQEELRGLREQDPGAEPAAEGPGAAALAQALAAEREEVARLRRRLAGQRRELAALRDGVGERVREAAGDASAGILRELHHKLDGLVRSQHEALQLVAEMEGDGTHGDGDAGVGLLGQLEDALGELVEELGTAPGPRVLRLLERLAVTAAALRGRELPGEQPGAEAERWRVAAAEEKRAKEAAEARAAEREREARELREKAEGLERSVGSLRARAGELSRACRDKEGKMKKLLAETEKLSAEVLGLRSQSARLQLQLEVQQKNHRDIVAVYRTHLLNAAQGFMDEGVHAMLLRILRTGE